The nucleotide window ATTCCAGACACTGCTCGCGGAAGAACTGCAGCTGCGAAAGAAGAGCGCGGCGGCCCATGCTGTGCGCGCCTTCAAATCGACCAACGGTTGAACGATCCACCACTTTTAGTGCGATAGTGCTGGAGCAACTTGTCGGCGTAATCGCTAAAAAACCAGGCCTGATTTTTTGTCCGCCCTGATACTTAGTCGTACAACTGATTGTGCTGGCTGTACGACTGGCAAATCTACCTCCATGCAGCAGTTACGGCCATTTCTGGACAGGTGCCCGCCAGCTCGCGCATGCGTGCCGGTCATTGCGCGCGAGTGTGCTTAGAAGATCGATCGACGATTGCCAGCCCGAAGCGTCCAATAGGAGTGACGCTATACGCTTGAGGGAAACGCTCGATCAGCGCCAGGCGGGAACCTCCGGCCCGTGCGGATAGCACTCGAACGCGCTCGACACCTGGGTCTCAGCGTGCCTGACCACGACAGACCCAGATCCCTCCAGACGATGCAGGCGGTGGCCGAATCTCCCAAGTCTAAACGCTGGGAACAGCGTGTCCGACGCGGGCGGGCCGCTGGCCGTGACGTGCGAACCCGACATGCACTTGTAACCGACAGTAAATGTACAAACCATGGAAGCAGAATCTGACTGAGGGTGTGAGTGTCCCAGACACGTCTGTGCCAACAGAGCCAACGTCAATCAATCCATCGCCCCGAATAGCGCCTTCTTTAAAGTACACATCTCGTTACAAACAGATACTGTTGCCGGTCAATTGGCAGCGGACACTGGCTCTGTGCCACGTCTCCCTGTCTTCGCTCGAAATCGTCTCACACCGGCGGCTGAGTAACGCTATCGGATGCGCACTCTGCGAGGCAGCGTTTCGAGACGCTCGCGCGCAGGACGGCCAGGACTCGTGGACCCACGCGGCTCATATGAAGTAGAACAGATACACAAAGCCGCGCCTGTCGCTCTCAGAAATTGCGTGAACATTGCGATCGTTGCTCACTTCCCACGAGAGTTCAGCGTGGACATCCCTTTTTGGCGGCAAAATATGCAACAGACATTCGTACCCGTTCGGCGCTTCAAAAAAAATACGTCTGGTCGCGATTTTGTGGTCGGTGACCTCCACGGATGTTTTACGCGGCTAGGAAGGGAACTCGAGGCTAGCCAGTTCGACCGTTCCCGGGACAGGGTCTTTGCCGTCGGCGACCTGATAGACAGAGGATTCGAATCGCCAGCGGTCCTCGACGTGGTGCGTCGGTACGACATCCAGTCGGTGCGCGGCAATCATGAGGATTCGATCGTACGCTGGCGTCTTTGTGGCGCCAGTGACGGCTTCGTTCGGAACAATGGCGGCGGCTGGTTACTCGACATGGCGGGAGACGAAAGGTCCATCGACGCTATCGTTGCCTATATGGCGGCCCTTCCCTACGCGATAGAAATCGAGACGGACTTTGGTCTGGTCGGCATCGTGCATGCCGATGTGCCTCTGCGATCGTGGTCCAAAACGGTCGAAGCGCTGATGCAGGAAGGTATTGACGGGAAGATCCGCAGTAAGGCGATCTGGGACCGGTCACGCTGGAATCTGCGAGGAAAGAGAAGTTTCGGGTCGATGCGCCGCGTCGCAGCGCGAATGCTCAAGCGGTTTGGGTCCGGACACCGTGGCGCGTATGGCTGGGTGGAAGGAGTCGCGGCTGTCATCGTGGGACACACGCCCTCACCTGAGCCGAAAGTGAGCCACAATGTGATAAACGTGGACACGGGCGCTGTGTACGGCGGCAGCCTGACACTGCTGCGCCTCGATGAAATCCCCACCCTGCTGAGCCAAGGCGCCCGCGCGACACCTGCATTTAGCCAGATAGCGCAATACTTGCCGGCTCGCAAATCTGGGCAACTCTAGTAACGACAAATGTTTAGGCGCCACGGGTCCGGGAGGCGGCAAGACTGGGACACGCAAATGAAGGATGAGAGTCATTCGCCGCGTCTCAGACTATCTTGCAGCGCACACCTAGCAATCGACCTACATCGTCTCGTTAACCTGGCGGTCATGCGAACGCACGCCTTCCTCGAACAGTGAGGATGCGCCGGAATAGACCCGCTTCTCGGGTCAACAGTCCGCGATCCAGGAACCCCATTCGCGCTCCTTTACGCGCAACCTGTCCACTAACTCGACGTCCCGTGTCGCCGCCGGGTGCCGCAACCTCTCTCGGGACGTCGCTCATGGCAAAGACCCAGGCGAAGGGGAATGCGAGGGTCCGATAAGCAAGCGACGACGGATTCGGACACCTTTTCTGCATGTGTGTGGCAACGCGCGCGAGTCCCGTCAATTCTTTGCCATGCATCGCCTCCCATCGCTGCCTTTAGCGCGGAGAAAAGTATTCTCGACAGCCGGCAGAAATAGAAAGCAGTTTGAAACATAGGTGACGGTCAGCGCTCGCCCACCCGGACGGCCATGACCTCACAAACGCTGACGGCATGGGAATAAAAGATGTCCCCCTTCGGTAATACCTGTGTGTGCCGTTCTTTCAGGGCCGTCTGACGCCCTTTCGTGACCCGGCACCAAGTCCGGCGCCGCTGTCGAGCAAGTTGTACTGCGCCGGGGCATTTCCACGGACACTCTGGAGAATACGATGAAGATCCTTACCCTGATCCCTGTTGCCGTCTTGACGTTAGGCATGACACTGGCCTATTCGAATGAAAACGCGGATACGTCCAGCACGGCATCCAACAGCAACGCTGCGATGACGTCGGACGCAGTGGGCGGCACATTGGCGAGTGGAAGCGATAGCGGTGCACACGTCGGAAAGACCCGCGCCGAGGTCTATCAGGAATTGTGGCGTGCCGAAAAGGACGGCACATTGAATCGATTGAATGCGCTCTATGGCGGTGGTAACTGACGGGAAATGGTTTCCTGGCGCCGCGCGCCGTTCAGCGCCGCGCGGAGTTACAGGCACCGTTGGAAATGCACTCGTTTTTTTGCCGGAATCACGAGACCGAGTCGCGCGGATTACACTTATGAGACCCAGGTCGGAAGTAACGCAGACGCGGCGCAGGGCCGAACTAGTATAAGAAGCGACTGTCTGCTCGTTTGGCCTTTCGACAGGGCCGTTTTGTTGTAATCCGCATTGCACGGCCAACGACGCGGCCCACATAAGCGGCTCATCCCGGCGATAACAGACTGCCCTTTGGCATACGCCAAAGCAGGTCCGTGCGAATCGTCGCCTGGCCATAGCCATGATGATGATCCAGTAAAAAAATCATTCAATTCGCGCCGCACACAGCCGTTAACTCAGACAACATCTCACACCGATTCGTCGTCGCACGTCGCGCGCTGCGACGCCCGGCTTCGAATCGTCAGGGTCCGGACTGCAAGTTTGCCAGTGTTGGCAACACCGCACTATGCGCGCCCATGATGCAAGGCGTGCGATCGCACCATATATCCGTTATGTTCCTCAAAGGACTTTGTAGCGCGTTTGTCGCAGTAATGCTGAGCGCAGCAGCTGTATCGGTTTGCGATGCGCAATACTCGACCGGCTGGGTAGCCAACACCCATGGCACGGGCACCACCCGCGTGGGCAACGTGGCCCGCTCGATGTGGGTCGCACCCGAAGGTGTGATCTACACATCGTCGATGTGGGATGAAAACGAAGGCGGCATTGCGATCTATCAGAACGCCCGCAATATCGGTTCGATCGGGGCGCATGGCGAGTTTCAGGGCGGCGCGATCACGGGCAACTCGACCTCGCTATTCGCTTCGCTGCAGATCAGCGCCACCTACGGTAGCGGCAAAGTCGGCCGATACAACCGCACCAGCCGCGAGCGCGACTTGCTCATCACGGTAAGCGAGACGACCACCGAACGCCTCGCGGATGTCGTCACCGGACTCGCGACGTCCGGCTCGCTGCTGTATGCGAGCGATTTCCCGGGCAATCGCGTGCGCGTGTTTACGACGTCTGGTGTCTGGGTACGCGATATCAGCGCGGCGGGGCCGGGCGCCCTGGCGGTCGACGGGGGCGGAAACATCTGGGTTGCGCAACAGAGCCTCGGGGCTGTGGTTGAGTTCAGTCCGACCGGTGAGCGCCGCAACACCATCCAGTTGCCGGCGAAAGCGCGGCCCTCGTCTCTATATTTTGATTCGGCCACCGGCCAGTTATGGATTGGCGACGCGGGTCCGGATATGAACATCAAGATCTATGACGTGGCCGGCGCACCGTATGCCGCGAGAACGTTTGGTGTTCAAGGCGGCTTTCTCAATACAGTGACTGGTGTAAAGGGACAGGTGGGCGACAGACGCTTTACGCGCGTCGCCGGCATCGGCAGGGATTCCGCGCGCAACCTCTACGTTCTGAACAACCCATGGGGCGGGTCGTGGGACCTCGGGCGCAACGGCGGCACCGACATCCACGCATACGACGGAACCGGCGTTCTGCGCTGGCAGCTCCAGTCGGTCAACTTCGAAGGCAATGCCGCCCCGGACCCGTCCACCGACGGGGCGATTTTCTACGGCGGAATGAACATCTATTCGGGTACGGTGGGCGGCACTTTCGTTGCCAACACAATCGACCCATTCACCTACCCGTCCGATCCGCGGATCAATCTCGCCGACCACGAGCGCGGCGAACATTTTGCCCAGATCGCCAGCGTGGGCGGCCACCGGATACTCGTCGCCGCGAGCCAGAACCCCGATACCTTCTACTTTTTCCACTTCAACCCGGCGAGCGGATACATTGCGATTCCAGATGGCGCATTGCCGGGAACGGCCTTCGCGACGACGGCAAAAGTCCGCAATGGTTTCTGCCTGGATAGCAATGGCGATATCTGGGCGGGACTCGACAAAACCAACGCCATTTCACATTATCCGCTGACAGGTTTCGACTCGAC belongs to Paraburkholderia aromaticivorans and includes:
- a CDS encoding metallophosphoesterase, with protein sequence MNIAIVAHFPREFSVDIPFWRQNMQQTFVPVRRFKKNTSGRDFVVGDLHGCFTRLGRELEASQFDRSRDRVFAVGDLIDRGFESPAVLDVVRRYDIQSVRGNHEDSIVRWRLCGASDGFVRNNGGGWLLDMAGDERSIDAIVAYMAALPYAIEIETDFGLVGIVHADVPLRSWSKTVEALMQEGIDGKIRSKAIWDRSRWNLRGKRSFGSMRRVAARMLKRFGSGHRGAYGWVEGVAAVIVGHTPSPEPKVSHNVINVDTGAVYGGSLTLLRLDEIPTLLSQGARATPAFSQIAQYLPARKSGQL
- a CDS encoding DUF4148 domain-containing protein — its product is MKILTLIPVAVLTLGMTLAYSNENADTSSTASNSNAAMTSDAVGGTLASGSDSGAHVGKTRAEVYQELWRAEKDGTLNRLNALYGGGN
- a CDS encoding SMP-30/gluconolactonase/LRE family protein, with translation MFLKGLCSAFVAVMLSAAAVSVCDAQYSTGWVANTHGTGTTRVGNVARSMWVAPEGVIYTSSMWDENEGGIAIYQNARNIGSIGAHGEFQGGAITGNSTSLFASLQISATYGSGKVGRYNRTSRERDLLITVSETTTERLADVVTGLATSGSLLYASDFPGNRVRVFTTSGVWVRDISAAGPGALAVDGGGNIWVAQQSLGAVVEFSPTGERRNTIQLPAKARPSSLYFDSATGQLWIGDAGPDMNIKIYDVAGAPYAARTFGVQGGFLNTVTGVKGQVGDRRFTRVAGIGRDSARNLYVLNNPWGGSWDLGRNGGTDIHAYDGTGVLRWQLQSVNFEGNAAPDPSTDGAIFYGGMNIYSGTVGGTFVANTIDPFTYPSDPRINLADHERGEHFAQIASVGGHRILVAASQNPDTFYFFHFNPASGYIAIPDGALPGTAFATTAKVRNGFCLDSNGDIWAGLDKTNAISHYPLTGFDSTGKPLWGAAITMPLPRTISQLTRIIYLRESDTMILTQGAAGSSDWTAIGSRVEVYHGWLAGNRTSPNPVITLTAANPKSIAAAGNYLFVGYVHTVANIDAFNLTTGKLDITLTNSNPNMVDVGNDVDSMYGLRAYRRSTGEYEVTKDNYNGSSIVVYRWTPSVSTGIQVSPMKTMLASPFSVN